Proteins encoded within one genomic window of Ranitomeya variabilis isolate aRanVar5 chromosome 4, aRanVar5.hap1, whole genome shotgun sequence:
- the LOC143770341 gene encoding uncharacterized protein LOC143770341 isoform X3: MVMVSQGQCFLLCSTLMLMVSAAGSLLAELNNDGPATPAEKMNTFVPGAVIGIALGIINGVIITVVIIIFVLKKAKGKIPKNPEYESENLPSPHIYVNESVSFEMERTESINSNRHYESLTHPDGAVYNQLNNAPPANFFQPGNRPQETFSNIRLQA, translated from the exons ATGGTGATGGTCAGTCAAGGTCAATGTTTCCTCCTGTGCAGCACATTGATGTTGATGGTTTCAG CTGCAGGAAGCCTACTTGCAGAGCTGAATAATGACGGACCAGCTACCCCAGCAGAGAAAATGAACACATTTGTGCCTGGTGCAGTGATTGGCATTGCATTGGGAATCATCAATGGTGTGATTATCACAGTGGTTATCATCATCTTTGTCCTAAAAAAAGCAAAAG GCAAAATTCCAAAAAATCCTGAGTATGAGAGTGAAAACTTACCATCTCCACACATCTATGTAAACGAGAGTGTATCCTTTGAG ATGGAAAGAACCGAATCGATAAATTCAAATCGACATTATGAG TCACTCACACATCCAGATGGAGCAGTATACAACCAACTCAATAATG CACCTCCAGCCAATTTTTTCCAACCTGGCAACAGACCACAGGAAACATTTTCCAATATCAGACTACAAGCATGA
- the LOC143770341 gene encoding uncharacterized protein LOC143770341 isoform X1 yields the protein MVMVSQGQCFLLCSTLMLMVSGFVHRKEVSCGESVYFNPPVSLEKSQSVVWSFRKELFINQACADASKDNGKVQSQWELFSNGSLKLTDVTHSDQGHYRASIKKRNFSAIVMYEVYLRSAGSLLAELNNDGPATPAEKMNTFVPGAVIGIALGIINGVIITVVIIIFVLKKAKGKIPKNPEYESENLPSPHIYVNESVSFEMERTESINSNRHYESLTHPDGAVYNQLNNAPPANFFQPGNRPQETFSNIRLQA from the exons ATGGTGATGGTCAGTCAAGGTCAATGTTTCCTCCTGTGCAGCACATTGATGTTGATGGTTTCAG GGTTTGTACATCGAAAAGAAGTCAGTTGTGGGGAATCTGTATAttttaatccacctgtctccctggaAAAGAGCCAGTCAGTAGTATGGAGCTTCAGAAAGGAGCTGTTCATCAATCAAGCTTGTGCTGATGCTTCCAAAGATAATGGGAAAGTCCAAAGCCAATGGGAATTGTTTTCAAATGGAAGTCTCAAACTGACCGACGTCACACATTCTGATCAGGGACATTATAGAGCCTCCATAAAAAAGAGAAATTTTTCAGCCATAGTGATGTATGAGGTTTACCTGCGCT CTGCAGGAAGCCTACTTGCAGAGCTGAATAATGACGGACCAGCTACCCCAGCAGAGAAAATGAACACATTTGTGCCTGGTGCAGTGATTGGCATTGCATTGGGAATCATCAATGGTGTGATTATCACAGTGGTTATCATCATCTTTGTCCTAAAAAAAGCAAAAG GCAAAATTCCAAAAAATCCTGAGTATGAGAGTGAAAACTTACCATCTCCACACATCTATGTAAACGAGAGTGTATCCTTTGAG ATGGAAAGAACCGAATCGATAAATTCAAATCGACATTATGAG TCACTCACACATCCAGATGGAGCAGTATACAACCAACTCAATAATG CACCTCCAGCCAATTTTTTCCAACCTGGCAACAGACCACAGGAAACATTTTCCAATATCAGACTACAAGCATGA
- the LOC143770341 gene encoding uncharacterized protein LOC143770341 isoform X2 has product MVMVSQGQCFLLCSTLMLMVSGFVHRKEVSCGESVYFNPPVSLEKSQSVVWSFRKELFINQACADASKDNGKVQSQWELFSNGSLKLTDVTHSDQGHYRASIKKRNFSAIVMYEVYLRSAGSLLAELNNDGPATPAEKMNTFVPGAVIGIALGIINGVIITVVIIIFVLKKAKGKIPKNPEYESENLPSPHIYVNESVSFEMERTESINSNRHYESLTHPDGAVYNQLNNAPAANFFQHGNRPQETFSNIRLQA; this is encoded by the exons ATGGTGATGGTCAGTCAAGGTCAATGTTTCCTCCTGTGCAGCACATTGATGTTGATGGTTTCAG GGTTTGTACATCGAAAAGAAGTCAGTTGTGGGGAATCTGTATAttttaatccacctgtctccctggaAAAGAGCCAGTCAGTAGTATGGAGCTTCAGAAAGGAGCTGTTCATCAATCAAGCTTGTGCTGATGCTTCCAAAGATAATGGGAAAGTCCAAAGCCAATGGGAATTGTTTTCAAATGGAAGTCTCAAACTGACCGACGTCACACATTCTGATCAGGGACATTATAGAGCCTCCATAAAAAAGAGAAATTTTTCAGCCATAGTGATGTATGAGGTTTACCTGCGCT CTGCAGGAAGCCTACTTGCAGAGCTGAATAATGACGGACCAGCTACCCCAGCAGAGAAAATGAACACATTTGTGCCTGGTGCAGTGATTGGCATTGCATTGGGAATCATCAATGGTGTGATTATCACAGTGGTTATCATCATCTTTGTCCTAAAAAAAGCAAAAG GCAAAATTCCAAAAAATCCTGAGTATGAGAGTGAAAACTTACCATCTCCACACATCTATGTAAACGAGAGTGTATCCTTTGAG ATGGAAAGAACCGAATCGATAAATTCAAATCGACATTATGAG TCACTCACACATCCAGATGGAGCAGTATACAACCAACTCAATAATG CACCTGCAGCCAATTTTTTCCAACATGGCAACAGACCACAGGAAACATTTTCCAATATCAGACTACAAGCATGA